Within the Zea mays cultivar B73 chromosome 10, Zm-B73-REFERENCE-NAM-5.0, whole genome shotgun sequence genome, the region gcaggctggctgtcgatggcgcaccggacagtccagtgcacaccggacatgtccggtgcgacagccacgtcaccaaagccgctgggttccgaccgttggagctctgacttctgggcccgcctggatgtccggtggcgcaccggacatgtactgtagattgtccggtgcgccagcatgggcgtgcctgacctctgcgcgcgctggcgcgcaattaatgcacagcaggtagccattggcgccggaagtagccgttgtcgcgtagttacaccggacagtccggtgcacaccggacatgtccggtgaattatagcggagcagatgaagtgaattcccgaggctggcgagttcctgaggccgctcttccttggagcaccggacatgtgcggtgtacaccggacagtccggtgaattatagcggagtcgcctctggaaattcccgaaggtggcgagttggcagtcggagtcctctggtgcaccggacatgtccggtggcacaccggacagtccggtgcgccagaccagagatgccttcggttgcccctttgctctttggttgaacccaatacttggtctttttattggctaagtgtgaacctttggcacctgtataacttatgcactagagcaaactagttagtccaaatatttgtgttgggcaattcaaccaccaaaattaattagggactaggtgtaagcctaattccctttcacaagtgcttaatagaatcactcggtgattagcgttggtgctttgcgaagtgcttagattagttagaccgcattaacacttgctctaggtgaaccctagttagttgagtgagtttagaaaaaatcACACAACTCCTCGGCACTtgtgtgagccattgtaattgtaccaagtggggcgagagtcttgcgagaccgtgacaatcgagtttgtgtcacggtcgccaccgtaccggagggaacgaggccagcggcgtttcggccggaagcttgaTATTAGAGACGGCGGAGAGCGTtcgagaggagccgaaagcggagcaccacttactCGTGGAGAAGGTTCgcgactctctatggagttactcgatcgtggtgcttggccctcacgtgggctaccctttgcgtaggggcaccaacgaggattagttgggaccttgcgtggttccggatacctcggtaaaaataccaacgtcatccacgagagtttgcatctctaccttgctctttacctttcgtatttatattaagcatttaagtttcaatcttgtctcacTAGTTAGATTagttagattgaaacttagccacagTAAAGAtaccaacacttagacaaaacctagtttgcacattctagataatTTATTTACATATGTTTTGCTTagagatttaattgtggcctttaGAGAAAGAGTTTTTAGAAGTGCTAATTCACCACCCTCTTAGGTGTTACCGTTTCCTACAAAACCTTTAGTTGTTGGCTTCACATTCACACTCACGTTTATCAATAGGATACATTTTTTTGTTTATTAAAACTAAAGGCATGTTTGGAAGCACCCGATTTTTAATGAATTCGCTTATGGAAATTGAGTTGGTTCAAAATATACCAGTTTATACTTTAGTTTATAGAAATTGGATTtccagtttttttttaaaaaaaccaaGAAGGTACTTTCTCGTAGCTAAAATATAAAACCAGTTTCGTAAAAACTGGCTTGCTTCCAAACCGGACCTAAATCTACCGATACAATATACTCCCTCCATTACAAATTAGTATTCGTATTAGCACTGAatttttatgtatatattcaAATAAATGATGATAAATTTAGACACATATACGAAACACATATACCAATTAATTGTATGAATATATTAAAAAACTGAAACAAATTTTAATCTGACTTGGAAGAATGTACTATGTTTGCTTGACCCAGAACATTGCGGAGAACCAAACGAACAACGTCACACATACTGTACACGAAGCCTGGGGAACACGCATTTCACACTACACCACCGTCCCAATCCATTCCAGGCACATTTCGAATGACCGGCGGTTGTAGCGGCCTCCGCCAATGCGGCTTGGGGAACACGCATGACGCCATCCGTCTAACCTTTATCCCAAGTCCCAACGCCCAGCGCCCCAGCCTCGCAAAAGAAGACTAGCCAAGTTCCACCCCCGCGAAAGCGAAACGACACCAACTCACCAAGCCGCCCAGCTGCGCCACGTCCCACGACACCAGACCTCGACATGTCGCAGTCGGAACCCGAGCGATCGCACGCGGACTCGCCTCTCCACCTCGTCTTCGTGCCATTCCTCGAGCGCAGCCACTTCGCCCCGCTCGCGGCCAAAGCGGCCTCCTCCGCAGCCGCCGGTGCAGAGCACGAGGTCGCCGCCACCACCACGGCCGCCATCGTCACCACGGCACACTTCGCCGCCCTCGCACCGGCGTCCGTGCCAGTCCACGCGGCGCCGCTCCGCTGCCCCGGCGGGTACGAGGACTTCTCCCTCCTCCCGGACGACGCCTCCGCCGCGCCGACCTTCTTCGCCGCCGCCGAGGCCGCCCTTGCGCCGGCGCTCACCGCCGCCATCCGCGCCCACcaccacggcggcggcggcggccgccccGTGGCGGTCGTCTCGGACGCCGTGCTCTACTGGGCCCCGCGCGTCGCGCGCGACTGCGGCGTGCCGCACGTCACCTTCCACACCATCGGCGCCTTCGCCGCGGCGGCCATGGTCGCGCTCCATCTCTACCGCCCCGAGGTGCACACGGACCGGTTCGCCGTCCCCGGGGGCTTCCCGCGCCCCGTGACGATCCACAGAGCGCAGGTCAACGAGGAGGCGCTGGCGCACCTCCCTCTCTTCCGTGCCGCGGAGGCCCAGAGCTGCGCCGTCGTGTTCAACAGCGTCGCTGCGCTCGACGCCGACTTCGCCGCGTACTACCGTAGCCAGCTCCCGGGGACGCCCAAGGAAGTGTTCCTCGTCGGCCCCACGGTCTCTCCATCTCCACTCGCCGTCGCCAGCGGCGGTACGGAGCGGGACCCGATTCTGCAGTGGCTCGATGGCCGGGACGAGGGGTCGGTGGTGTACGTGTGCTTCGGGAGCACGTGCTCGCTGGGGGAGACCCAGCTTCGTGAGCTGGCCACCGGGCTGCGCGCGTCGGGCCGGCCGTTCGTCTGGGTGGTCTCGACGACGCCTCGCGGGGACGGCGGCTGCGCGGAGCGGGAGGCGCGCGCGTCCAGCAACGGCATGGTGGTGGCCGGGCGGTGGGCGCCACAGGCGGAGATCCTGGCGCACCGCGCGGTGGGAGGCTTCGTCACCCACTGCGGCTGGAACTCGGTGCTGGAGGCCGTGTCCGCCGGAGTGCCGCTCGCGACGTGGCCGCTCCGCGCGGAGCAGTTCCTGAACGAGCTGTTCCTCGTGGAGGTGCTCCGCGTGGGCGTGCGGGTACGCGAGTCGGACTTGGAGGCTGTGGTGCCGGCTGATGCGGTGGTGCGCGCCGTGGGGAGGCTCATGGGTGATGACCAGCAGGACGAGGAGGTGTTAGCGGCGAGGAAAGCCAGATCTCGGGAGCTCGGGGCCGCGGCGCGCGCCGCCGTGGCGGAGGGTGGCTCGTCTTCCGGTGACTGGGCACGGCTGGTATATGAGCTCAAGGCGTTCCATGGCCGCCACAACGATCCACAGACGTACAAATGACAGGTGTAAATGCTTGCTGCAGACACATGATTCAGCAAACTACGGTACATGTCAAGCAGCCACAGTTTTAAATCATATGTGCAGAAATGCCGCAGTTGAGAATAGCAAATTAGCAACGATAGCATCTAGGCAACGGGTCATGCATTGATGTGGACACGTAAAAGTTTCATCAAACAACAACAGTTCTAAAAAAATCATCATAACGAAAACTCTCGTGACACAACAACAAGGTCTTTCAAAACTCAAAATCTCACGTGCCCAAAAGAGAGTAATAAGAGACCCTGTTGAAGAACGAGAAGGGGAAGAAGATGGGGGAGGAGGCATGCATGGTCCCGCAAGATCCCAGATCAAATTGAATTGGAGGACAACCGCAAACCAATGCTCGGGACAGGGATAAAGGAGAGAAACGAAAGGTGCTCACCGCACGTTTTCAGTAGCTAGCAGTAGAGTCAAGTATCATTAGCCGCCTGTGTCTTTCAAAGTTTTAGCGCGTGCGTTCATGCATGGCAGCCCGCGTAACTAAAACGTTATCTGATGTACCTGCAGGTGAGGTCTATACTTATTTTTGTGAGGGTCTATAAACATTCTAGTTTGCAGCCGGATTGCAGCAATTTTTTCCCTATTCATGCCCCCATCCCGACGCTTCGACGCCCTTCAACAAGATTGACATTCGACAAGATATACTACTATACACACACCTTGGATTTGATATCTAGTGTTTTTATTCTGGATCATCAGGGCTTATCTATATCCAAGATTGGAGAATAGGAATATGACGGTTCATCGAATATGAGAGGTGAATTTAATGGCTTGCAAAAAAATTAGATTATGGATCTTAATCCACGTAGATGCAGAAGTTATGAGAGGCGAGATGGATTCATAGTCACAAACCTTTACAACTTTACCACTACCACATCGAGATATTCTTTGTTATTTTTGATAAAATCAATACAGAGTTATGTCATCGGTTTAGTGAAGCTTCAAGTGAGCCGATAGTTGGTTTTTCTTGCTTTGATCCAAAAAATCCTTTTATATGTTTACTTAATCTAGATAATCTTAGTTAGTTATATGATCAAGATTTCACAGTTGTGTGAACGTGCAGAGTTAAGAGAGTAACTCTCGAGACATATATTCTTTCATGTGAGAAGACATGCTGCTTTTAGTGTTTGTAAAGATATTGCATCTATTTCTATTAAGACGGTTCAACCGGAAAACATATGTTGCCTTTCCTTTACTCTACAAGCTAATTGAGTTGGCCATGTTATTACATGTGTCAAGGGCAAGTGTTGGGAGAACTTTTTCAGCTAATTAAGAGAGAACTGCGTAACAAGATTGAAGATAATTGGAACGTTTTAATGGTTTGTTATACTCAAAGAGATCTTCAAATTCATTATTCGGTGATTTCGACATCTCAAAACAAGAAGGATGCAATTGTCTCTGTCAACAAAAATTTAACGGTATGTTTGCTTCTTTTATTCATATAACTTCTTTATTTAAAGTTGTATCGTGTATTGATATAAAACTTGAATTATATGGACACTTATGGTCATAATTTTGTCATGCAGTCTTCATGTCCTCCCATAAATTTTCGTCTTTGTGTTTGTCACTGTCACTGGTACTACCTTTTGTCTAAAAAATAAAGACAACATGTCTAATATAAAAAGGATTGATGTGCTAATAtatcaacatcaaattttattCATCGATCCATTGCGTTGAGTACACGCCGTGCATTGAGCCATTGACGACGGCGAGCACGAACGCGGtgactctctctctcttcctaaCACGCGGGCCTCGATCGGGCTAGTCTCATAGGTTTCGTAGGGCCTATTTTTTTAGACAAACCTGGCATGAAAAGTGATTCGATGAGCTATGTCAACAGTCGGTCAGTCATGAAGCCTGGCTCGATCCATGCCATGTGGCACGTCGTGCGTGTCTGTCCCGGTGCCAGCAGACCATGACACTGGCACATCTATAAGTTTATAGAATACAAAAGAACAAGATCTTACAAAGTTCTTGCGTTCTACGTTCCAAACGAACATGTATACTCCTGGTCAAATCCGTATATAGTTACATTACATGATGGAGCAAGGCGGGGGGTCCTGCTCGTACACTACTCTCTCCTGGTACCTGGGGCACGGAGGCCACGACGGGACGTGGTGGACGAACACCGTGGCCGGCGTCTCGGGCGCCTTCTTCtccgctcccgccgccgccgtcttcttctcctccgccttCTTCTTATCCTGCTCAGCGGGCTTCTTCTCCTCGGCCGGCTTGGGCGGCGCCGGAGGGCCGATGGTGAGCACGGACGCGCGCTTCCCGGCCTTCCTCGCCTGCACGATCACGTCCACCGGGTCCACGGTGCCCGTCACCGTCATCGTGCTCTTCTCCGAGTCCACCTCGATCTTGTCAACACCTGCGCGCGCACCGCACATCACCCAGCCCAAACGATCTTTACATTATTGCCGGGAACGGAATCTATGGTGCGCGCGCGCGTGCAGTGCATGCATGGGCATGGCCGAACGACGACGAAGAAATAAGCGGGATAGCTAGCTCGCACGTGTGTACCGGCCGTGTACGTACCATGGAGGCCGGTGACGGCCTGCAGGACCTTGCGCTTGCATTTGGCGCAGGAGGTGTCCACCTTGAGCACCGTCACCTTCGACATGGACGCCGGCCGGCCGGGTCCCTTTGCTTCGCCGCCGCTTTAATTTCTATGGCCTTGCCTGAAACAGTGGCAAGTGTCGgccggcaggtgtgttgctagctccCCTGCCGCATATATTCTTTGTTAGTTTTCAGGTGGTTGGAGCGACAAATTGGGTAGCTCAACCCCTGCATGGAGAAGTCCAATCGCTCGCTGCCTCGCTTTGTCACCTTTTTTCGATGAAAGAAAAGAAGCATTTTATAGATATAAAAAACAATACATTAAGATGATACAAAATCTCCATACAACTTCCAGCTTCTGTTTAGAACACACAACCAGCAACATAAGCAAAATTTAAGACAAACACAGCAGTAGCCTTTAATCCACAAGACCGCTGTGCTATCGATGTGACGAAAAAAAAAAGGTTCGTATAGCTGCCCACAGCAAGAGCCGCCGTCCCTCCGACCCCACCTCTTTCAAGTTCTCCTGCTCGAGTATAGTCCACTCGAGAGTCGAGAGTAAAGCCGATGAGTGATTAAGTTATCTACAGCAGTTTATCTATCCACGTACTTATATTTAAACTCTATTTTATGAATAATATAGTTtacaatataaaataatattttaACGGCCATATACGAGTGAACTACCGCGCGCATACATGTAAGGGTGAGTACAAAAGTCGTGCCTCGCTGTCATTTGCATTGGCCAGCATAGTAACAATTGCTAGCACCAGCTCTCGGTCTCTTTCTAACTTGCGTTGCTCAGCGACTACATGTCTACATTTTTTTTATAATGGAAACATGAGTTCCGGCTTTAGCATGGTAATGCGTACAGCCAACACAAGACAATTATTACATCCGAGAAATGTTGCATAGAAAATGAAACTAACTTAAAGAAGCAAAATCACGAGAATGTAGGTAACTCTGGCCATCCTCAATTCTTGCATGTGAGCGCCATCCATGATTTGCAAAAGACTTCCATCGCCACCACTTCCAACGCTTGACAGACATCGAGGATTTGTTGATGTGATTCCTCCTTCTGTAGAAGTCTCCAGAATCTGAACCAGTAAGTACCTCTGAAAATGACCTGCAGAATTGATGATATTGGTTTATGATAAAAAGCAACTTCATTTCGACTAAGCCAAATAGACCAAAATAAAGCTGAGATTCCAGAGAGTAATAATTTTTTGTATCCTGGACTCATATTGCTCCCCCAAGACCCAATAATGTGATTAATGCTAACGGGACTGTCTATCTTTAAGGCATAGTAAATTAATCTCCATATGTTGCTGGCCATATAGCAGTCAAAAAAGAGATGATGAATACTCTCATTTCGATTGCAAAAGCTACAAGTCAAGCTGTCTTTCCAGCGTCTTTTGGCTAGATTATCTTTAGTAAGGATCGCTCCCCGACATAAATTCCACAAAAAAACTTTTATTTTCAAGGGGAGCTTAAGTTTCCAGAGCTTTTTATTCCGTTCGTCGTTGGGATTATTCATCAAACAATGGTACATAGATTGGACTGAGAAAATTCCATTCTTATGACCATCCCAAACAAATTTATCGCTAGACATATTCAAAGTAACATTAGATAGCAAGTTTAACATGTTGTGACATTCCATCAATTTAATCCCCCTAATTATTCGGCGTTGCAGCATCCGTTTCATCTCTTGTTCTATGTTCAAGAATTTCGGCTGGTGATAGAAAACCACAGCTTTGACGTGCGTGGCCCTCAGCTTTGACGTGCGTGGTCCTCATACATACCCTAACGAAATACACAGTAGTAGGCCGGGCGACCTCGCGTTCGGAGAACAGAGAGCTGTTTTTGGAGGTATGCACACAGCTGGAGCGTGTGGGTGTAGCGAGGGACATTTTTACCTGACATGGATGATAGCCTAGTCTATGAATCAGTCATTCGTTATTTTAGTTATATTTGGCTTGGTGTTGTTTTTCATGTTTTGTGTTATGTGCACCTTAGTTGTGCAGAGGCTGGGCGTGAACTCTTTATTGTTGTATCGGCGTGATGCTAAGTCTTGAATTTAATAAAGCGCTCTTTATCGGAAAAAAATTAGTTTAGAGAgtgttttattctattttagtttctaaattattagatacggaaactaaaatagagtttttgcTTTCGTATTTAATAATTTAGTAACTACAATAGAATAAAATGAAGAGACTAAAAATTAGCATATAGAAACAAAGGGACCCGAAACAAAACACCTACTTAACTGCAATTCCTAACTGTTTAAACAGGAAGCACATTTGTCTCTGTCTAGAAGCTGGAAGCTGAACCACCCTGACTAGCTCTGCAAACGGCCAACTTTCGTCGGACGGTGTTGCCGAATCAAAGGCTACGTGAGTTCTTGATCAAATAAATAACACACATATAAGCAAGCAGTACTAGAGACACTTCACACTTGGTGCCTTCCGGTTACCTAGTTCTTCATGAGACAAGAACAGCGGCTGGAGGGCGACAGCCGACAGGCGCTTGTGCCCGTAGGCTGTAGCCATCACAGCCAAAGCAGACAGCATCGCAGGTCCATCCGTCAGCCAGGATTTGCTGGAATAAGCCCAACAGATTCAAAGAAGTTAGGTTAGCTTTGCTCAAAGCATGGGAGGATGAAAGTTTCACCAAACATTTCTGCAATAGCAAATTGAGATACATTCATACATGACCCCAGGGGCACTTATTAGTGGTACAAAGGACATATCTGACATATGGTAGCCTGTGAGGGAAACTTCAGCCCTCATTTTCAACTTGATGTTACAATGAGTGATTGCCACGGTAAGCAGTTCGGTTGTCTCAACTAACGTTGGACATCTTCGGAAATTACCGTGACAAGCCACGGTGTATGCACTAGTTTGAGTTACAACAGCGACTGACGGACAACACAGCTCCCTGTGCCCTTTCCAGGCGTTAAGGGTCGAGCCTCCCAACCTTGGGACTGTACTCATGAAGTTACAACAGCAGCACCAAGCAGCAGGAACAACAACCAACACTCCCTGATGCACCCTTCTCCAGATGTATAAATCCTCGAAGTGTCTTTGGTATTACTGCCCTTTGGAGATGGCAAGACCTCCCCcatttcttgtgtagaaattgactATCCTCTGATCCAGTTTAAAATAATGCTCCATCTTATCCAGAGGTTTCACATCCAGATCAAGGAAATATGCCTGCAAATGAATGGTCAACTTAGCACCATTTATGCCGAAAAAATAAGGAAAGAAATAAATCCACAGGCAAACTCACTTGTGAACTATATTGCTAGTTTTGTGGCTAGAGTGCTGGACGATTAGAAGATAAAGGTAAAACGACACCATATTTCACAGTAGTATACCTTGTACTCATAGGTTCGCTTCACTGATTCAAGAAACACTGAATCATACTCAGAATCTGTACTACCATTCTCTCTTGGCCGAAAGCTGATCATCAGGCTACAGTCCTTTGCGGTAGCAGAAATGAGGAAGTCCCTAACGATCTTCAGGCTTTTGTCCAACGGAAGAGAATGCAAGAAAGTGTACTTCCGCAATAGCTCTACATCAGTTAGGTTTTTGCAGACTAAACAAGGCTGAGAAATTATGTTGTAGTACAGATGAATTACCCCTTCAATGTCATGATCATCCAACTTTTGAGTGGCCAACAGGTTGCCTAATACCTCAGACCTAAAAATTGTCTCTGACAGGAGCTCAGTGAAGTCAGGGAGTTTTAGGCCACTAATCTTGCTGAGATCTTCAAGACACTTAAGAGTGTCAGCAGGATGAACACTATCTGCACCACCTCCCATGCCACCAAAAGCTAAAGATCCATTGACAAAAATCCTTAAGTTGTTCTGAGGAGTTGAGAAAAGGGACTTGATGGCCATGCATATTCTCTCTTTTGACCCAGAAAATAGATCAAGAGGATTGTACTCACTAGTCTTCGATATCTGAAATGTGTGCAAGAATGTATTGGGAATCAACCTGATGTCAAAAAGCAAGAGACGGTATAATATTACAAGAGTGCCGTAAATAGCAAGCCTTAAGGTATTTTGATCAAGTTTGTATCATCGATGGATGTTATTAAGTGCGCAAAAGAGAGTGGAATTTTATCTTGGATCAAGCATTCCAATCTACACACCTCACCCTGATAAAATTTGAGGTGCTGATGCATCTTATATCTCGTTACTTGTTTCTTGATAGTATTATCTTCTGATATATATTCTGATGATGGCAGAAACCCACATTTGGCCTGCAAGGTAAAGCATGCCAAAAAGAAGTCAAATGGTTGAGGAGAAATATACATAAGAAATGAAAATAAGAATAAAAGAG harbors:
- the LOC103642155 gene encoding heavy metal-associated isoprenylated plant protein 2 produces the protein MSKVTVLKVDTSCAKCKRKVLQAVTGLHGVDKIEVDSEKSTMTVTGTVDPVDVIVQARKAGKRASVLTIGPPAPPKPAEEKKPAEQDKKKAEEKKTAAAGAEKKAPETPATVFVHHVPSWPPCPRYQERVVYEQDPPPCSIM
- the LOC100126363 gene encoding Inositol-pentakisphosphate 2-kinase IPK1, whose protein sequence is MEMDGVLQAADAKDWVYKGEGAANLILSYTGSSPSMLGKVLRLKKILKNKSQRAPSCIVFSSHEQLLWGHIPELVESVKQDCLAQAYAVHVMSQHLGANHVDGGVRVRVSRDFLELVEKNVLSSRPAGRVNASSIDNTADAALLIADHSLFSGNPKGSSCIAVEIKAKCGFLPSSEYISEDNTIKKQVTRYKMHQHLKFYQGEISKTSEYNPLDLFSGSKERICMAIKSLFSTPQNNLRIFVNGSLAFGGMGGGADSVHPADTLKCLEDLSKISGLKLPDFTELLSETIFRSEVLGNLLATQKLDDHDIEGVIHLYYNIISQPCLVCKNLTDVELLRKYTFLHSLPLDKSLKIVRDFLISATAKDCSLMISFRPRENGSTDSEYDSVFLESVKRTYEYKAYFLDLDVKPLDKMEHYFKLDQRIVNFYTRNGGGLAISKGQ
- the LOC100285180 gene encoding flavonol-3-O-glycoside-7-O-glucosyltransferase 1 → MSQSEPERSHADSPLHLVFVPFLERSHFAPLAAKAASSAAAGAEHEVAATTTAAIVTTAHFAALAPASVPVHAAPLRCPGGYEDFSLLPDDASAAPTFFAAAEAALAPALTAAIRAHHHGGGGGRPVAVVSDAVLYWAPRVARDCGVPHVTFHTIGAFAAAAMVALHLYRPEVHTDRFAVPGGFPRPVTIHRAQVNEEALAHLPLFRAAEAQSCAVVFNSVAALDADFAAYYRSQLPGTPKEVFLVGPTVSPSPLAVASGGTERDPILQWLDGRDEGSVVYVCFGSTCSLGETQLRELATGLRASGRPFVWVVSTTPRGDGGCAEREARASSNGMVVAGRWAPQAEILAHRAVGGFVTHCGWNSVLEAVSAGVPLATWPLRAEQFLNELFLVEVLRVGVRVRESDLEAVVPADAVVRAVGRLMGDDQQDEEVLAARKARSRELGAAARAAVAEGGSSSGDWARLVYELKAFHGRHNDPQTYK
- the LOC100126363 gene encoding inositol-pentakisphosphate 2-kinase IPK1 isoform X1, which produces MEMDGVLQAADAKDWVYKGEGAANLILSYTGSSPSMLGKVLRLKKILKNKSQRAPSCIVFSSHEQLLWGHIPELVESVKQDCLAQAYAVHVMSQHLGANHVDGGVRVRVSRDFLELVEKNVLSSRPAGRVNASSIDNTADAALLIADHSLFSGNPKGSSCIAVEIKAKCGFLPSSEYISEDNTIKKQVTRYKMHQHLKFYQGEISKTSEYNPLDLFSGSKERICMAIKSLFSTPQNNLRIFVNGSLAFGGMGGGADSVHPADTLKCLEDLSKISGLKLPDFTELLSETIFRSEVLGNLLATQKLDDHDIEGVIHLYYNIISQPCLVCKNLTDVELLRKYTFLHSLPLDKSLKIVRDFLISATAKDCSLMISFRPRENGSTDSEYDSVFLESVKRTYEYKVYYCEIWCRFTFIF